Part of the Virgibacillus natechei genome is shown below.
AGTAACATAGAAGTAGTCAAAATTAATGGTGTAAAGTTTACTTCTACCTTAACAGCAAACTTCAAATACAATTGAAACATTAAAGTTAAAGATGTGTTTTTCTGTAATCGTTATATTTTTGAATCTTATTTCCACATGCCTCTTATTAAGATTCGGTACTTCTATTTCTTTCATACCATACTTGGAAGATATAAATAATAATAGAAAGGGATATAAATATCAGTACTACTGTTACATTTGACATATTCCCGGAATAAATTTCTGCTTTTCTCCAAAGTTCTAATACTAATCCAAACAGACAATTAGCAATTATATTAACAATAAGATAAACCCAAAACTTACGGAAAGTGAAACGGAAAATCCATATTGTGATAACCCAATATGCGCTAAATATTATAGGAACTGGTGTTACCTGATCCCAATTAAAAAGAGATTCTTCATACCTCCACCAGTTGTATTCCCAAGCAATTGAATAAAGAATAGTATTTATAACAGTTACAAAAAGTGCAACGGATATATATCTTCTTATAATCGTCTGACCTAGAAAGAACAAAGAAACTAACGGAATAATGAATATTAACCAAGCAAATACATTAATCATTGGAACCTCCCCTTTAAGGCTTATAATTATCTTTCCCAAAAGGAAGTTTTTATTCCAGAAAATGGCCCTATTGCGACACATATTTATTCGATTATTGCGCCCTTTTTTGGAATATCTTTTCACTTATATTAGCTAGTATAATTTAATAGGAATCCTTGTATGGAAACATAAAAAACAAATAAGGAAACAATAATACTCATAAAGCCTATTTGCTTCCGTTCGTTTTTGATTTCGGATATACCCATAACCAATAGCAGTGCTCCCATAAAAAGCATCATATATGGTAATACTACTATGGAATTTCCAGTTGTCAGGCCATACCCTGCTAAAACTAAAGTTATGAGTGCAAAGAC
Proteins encoded:
- a CDS encoding YczI family protein, which codes for MLKTLKIVFALITLVLAGYGLTTGNSIVVLPYMMLFMGALLLVMGISEIKNERKQIGFMSIIVSLFVFYVSIQGFLLNYTS